From one Gossypium hirsutum isolate 1008001.06 chromosome D08, Gossypium_hirsutum_v2.1, whole genome shotgun sequence genomic stretch:
- the LOC107962818 gene encoding desumoylating isopeptidase 1, producing MAEEGHKVTLNVYDLSQGMARQLSMTLLGKVIEGIWHTGMVVYGNEYYFGGGIQHIPAGTAPYGRPIKVIDLGVTHVPKDLFEMYLQEISPRYTAETYSLLTHNCNNFSNEVAQFLVGTNIPDYILQLPNEVMSSPMGSLLMPMIQNLETTLRAGAVPQVPQFKPSVSAQPSQPSSASVNSSSDTTKKDEVSSKVKADQQPNHAETDKTTSSVKPTRAQEKSSNSGTATDPLGDARAKVQEEISREFAAIMAAGTLRASEAAALATRKVMQKYGHLNVVMPQS from the exons ATGGCTGAG GAGGGTCATAAGGTCACCTTGAATGTGTATGACTTGAGTCAGGGAATGGCTCGGCAGCTTTCGATGACCTTATTAGGGAAGGTTATTGAGGGAATATG GCACACTGGTATGGTAGTTTATGGTAATGAATACTATTTCGGTGGAGGAATCCAACACATTCCTGCTGGGACGGCACCATACGGGAGACCAATTAAAGTGATCGATCTAGGTGTCACTCATGTGCCTAAAGATTTGTTTGAGATGTATTTACAGGAGATTAGTCCTCGTTACACAGCCGAGACCTACAGTTTGCTTACCCACAATTGCAACAACTTCAGCAATGAAGTTGCCCAATTTCTAGTTGGTACTAACATTCCAGACTATATTTTGCAACTTCCAAATGAAGTTATGAGCAGTCCAATGGGTTCACTTTTAA TGCCCATGATACAAAATCTGGAGACAACTTTGAGGGCTGGTGCTGTTCCTCAAGTTCCCCAATTCAAGCCTTCTGTTTCTGCTCAGCCATCTCAGCCCTCAAGTGCCAGTGTGAACAGTTCATCTGATACCACCAAGAAAGACGAGGTTAGCAGTAAGGTGAAGGCTGATCAGCAGCCAAACCACGCGGAGACGGATAAGACTACATCATCTGTCAAACCGACAAGAGCACAGGAGAAATCATCGAACAGTGGAACTGCAACAGACCCTCTTGGGGATGCTCGAGCCAAGGTCCAAGAAGAGATAAGCCGTGAATTTGCTGCTATCATGGCAGCTGGAACGCTGAGAGCTAGCGAGGCAGCTGCACTGGCAACCAGGAAAGTGATGCAGAAATACGGACACTTGAATGTTGTTATGCCACAGAGTTAG